Within the Risungbinella massiliensis genome, the region AATTAGCCCATGATTTACCACTTAACTTTGCAAGGTAAACTGTTAATATCTTCTCTGGAGGGATACTACATATGAGAAAATTAACAAAAGAAGAACAACGTGTATTAATTAGTTGCTTATTTAATAAAAAACACAGCAATAAAGAAGAGATTGAATTCATGAAAAAAGTCGACGACCACCTTGAATCTTCCAGTGCCAGTGAAAGCATTCAAAAAAGGAAAGAAGAAGAAAACACGTTAATTGATCAATTAATGGATCGATTAGCATATGTCGCTATCGATGAAGCTGCATATCTAAGACATAAAAAATAAAAGGTCACTTTATGTGATCTTTTTTTGTTTTGATGAGTTTTACACAATCAAATTCTGTTAAATTTGTCCCATTTAACCGTCCTCTATTGAGACATTTTCGACTTCCTGATATAATCAGAATTATAAGTGTCCCAATTAAATATCCCGAAATAGAGGTGGGAAAATGACCGTTTATGGTTATGCTCGTGTGTCTACTGACCATCAAGATATTAATTTACAGGTAGATGAGCTAAACAAATATGGTGTTGATGTTATTTATCAGGAGAAGGTCAGCGGAAAAAGCATTGACGATCGGCATGAGCTGAAAAAGTTAATTGATACTGTTCAATCAGGTGACAAGATCGTTTTCACCAAGTTAGACCGCTTTGCTCGATCTGTAATTGATGCCCGAAATATTGCTGAGTCGTTGCACCAAAAAGGAGTTGCAATGGTTGTATTAAACTTTAGTGGTATGCAAGTAGATGTTTCAACTCCTACAGGTAAACTCATGCTTACTATGTTCGCTGGCTTTGCTGAATTCGAGCGTGAGATCATGTTAGAAAGACAACGTGC harbors:
- a CDS encoding recombinase family protein, which encodes MTVYGYARVSTDHQDINLQVDELNKYGVDVIYQEKVSGKSIDDRHELKKLIDTVQSGDKIVFTKLDRFARSVIDARNIAESLHQKGVAMVVLNFSGMQVDVSTPTGKLMLTMFAGFAEFEREIMLERQRAGIARAKAQGKYQGRVKKYHDKHKGMNYAVKLAKEREQNGMSIKEICEITQVSRSALYRELEKGTQSC